From one Musa acuminata AAA Group cultivar baxijiao chromosome BXJ2-6, Cavendish_Baxijiao_AAA, whole genome shotgun sequence genomic stretch:
- the LOC135615997 gene encoding uncharacterized protein LOC135615997: MELADSFPGCMGRMMSLFDLSAGMAKTKLLTERPHSDVVRNCSDVVKKPTYPAVAKTEGKQMVNEQRSSSPNKKSGRTPIKSLISQEMWDDTESIQNPPSVVARLMGLDSLPVQQSVKTDIKNSDNSLTGEVRHYRQQEGDYLDESSACEGQFFTHENKDYRDVYEVQQQPSENVRVKDQSPPKVRYEEKSYQMRMALVRQKFTEAKRLATDEKLLDSKEFQDAVEVLNSNRDLFIKFLEEPNSFFTNHLFELQSVPLRPAKTCITVLKPSSTMETKGDKIIRRQPFIDSAERVYKADKHYWSSGFSKPRIQSISQATRIVVLKPSPGKPDTITTTLPNNLPMLLGRRVSNGTLTTDELVGSREVAKEITRQLQESLSSNNDEALLSSVLLNGYIGDESSLNRSGRECMENDDGSTSDSEIATTATEYSWAYANIIGSPFSASSLTRVSHSPESSVIKEAKKRLSERWALVASNENGQEQIQLQRTSSTLGEMLAIPELKKEEGTKEELIHSDGKSCNGGPVLSSFLSTFATKDEHTGENSHRNLSRSNSIPLSSSACEVDELNVGISRSLIGKPVLQMEVPKSNNRKSSFKDKISSFFFSRGKKPSEEKPSRFPLVCEDRVQSGSSGNNGTISYDLSQSINNTLTAQTSLFSLDKICDGATEKTWPTEGALSLEKPGISENIMQNQDRSCPISVSEAKSVDDVDYGLSLSSRSIIAGRPQALFRSPPIESVARSLSRGDSYLDIRSTKPLRSSMIISKVDEEHEQFVFVHKLISSAQMKKNKSMKFSGWHSLDSPLNPSLLYDSWHTDDEEGKHGKRQTSRRLLFDAVNAALLDISQSALFAAYPWTKPCCGPPKDDTVGTSAADEVWAIIRNWLSGEKCVPNESTSSSSSRMVDGLVMKEVGGRQWTESRWSELCEFSKEMGGKVLDELIEEALAVLFDQ, encoded by the exons ATGGAGCTGGCGGATTCTTTTCCAGGATGTATGGGAAGGATGATGAGCTTATTTGACTTGAGTGCCGGCATGGCCAAAACCAAACTGCTCACTGAGAGACCACATAGTGATG TTGTTAGGAATTGTTCTGATGTGGTAAAGAAGCCAACATATCCTGCAGTAGCCAAGACAGAGGGCAAACAA ATGGTAAACGAACAAAGGAGCAGTTCCCCGAACAAGAAATCAGGTCGAACACCAATTAAGTCGCTTATTTCACAAGAGATGTGGGATGATACAGAGTCTATACAGAACCCACCAAGTGTTGTTGCGAGACTAATGGGGCTTGATTCCTTACCAGTGCAGCAATCAGTCAAAACCGATATAAAAAACAGTGACAATAGTTTAACAGGAGAAGTTCGACATTATCGACAGCAGGAAGGTGACTATCTTGATGAATCAAGTGCATGTGAGGGTCAATTTTTCACCCATGAAAATAAAGATTATAGGGATGTATATGAAGTGCAGCAACAACCATCAGAGAATGTCAGGGTTAAAGATCAATCTCCACCAAAGGTCAGATATGAAGAGAAATCATATCAAATGAGAATGGCCCTTGTTCGGCAAAAGTTTACTGAAGCAAAACGCCTGGCTACTGATGAAAAGCTTCTTGATTCAAAGGAGTTCCAAGATGCAGTTGAGGTTCTGAATTCTAACAGagatttatttattaaatttcTGGAAGAACCAAACTCGTTCTTCACAAATCATCTCTTTGAGCTCCAGAGCGTCCCTCTACGTCCTGCGAAAACGTGTATAACTGTGCTAAAACCTTCGAGTACCATGGAGACAAAAGGTGACAAAATCATCAGAAGACAACCGTTTATAGATTCTGCTGAACGTGTATACAAAGCTGATAAGCATTATTGGAGCTCTGGTTTCTCTAAGCCAAGAATTCAGAGTATATCTCAAGCAACGAGAATAGTTGTTTTAAAGCCTAGCCCTGGGAAACCTGACACCATAACGACCACACTCCCAAACAATTTGCCAATGTTGCTGGGTAGGCGAGTTTCTAATGGAACTCTGACAACTGATGAACTGGTAGGTTCAAGAGAAGTAGCCAAGGAAATCACTCGTCAGCTGCAAGAGAGCCTGAGCAGCAACAACGATGAAGCCTTGTTATCCTCAGTACTATTAAATGGATATATTGGGGATGAAAGCTCGCTCAATAGGTCAGGACGTGAGTGTATGGAAAATGACGATGGCAGTACAAGTGACTCTGAGATTGCAACTACAGCAACGGAGTATTCTTGGGCTTATGCCAACATAATCGGTAGTCCTTTCTCAGCCTCATCCTTGACTCGAGTGTCTCATTCTCCTGAATCATCAGTTATTAAAGAAGCTAAGAAACGACTTTCAGAGAGATGGGCATTAGTAGCATCAAACGAAAATGGTCAAGAGCAAATCCAATTGCAGAGGACTTCAAGCACCTTAGGTGAGATGCTTGCCATTCCCGAattaaagaaagaagaaggaaccAAAGAGGAGCTTATTCATTCTGATGGCAAGTCATGCAATGGAGGCCCAGTGCTCTCATCATTCTTGTCTACATTTGCGACGAAGGATGAACATACTGGAGAGAATTCCCATAGGAACTTGTCAAGATCAAATTCCATCCCACTTTCTTCATCAGCTTGTGAAGTTGATGAGTTGAATGTGGGGATCTCCCGTTCCTTGATTGGCAAACCCGTTCTTCAGATGGAGGTTCCCAAGTCAAACAACAGGAAGTCATCTTTCAAGGATAAGATTTCTAGTTTTTTCTTCTCTAGAGGCAAAAAACCAAGTGAAGAAAAGCCCTCCAGATTTCCCTTGGTGTGTGAAGATAGAGTACAATCTGGCAGTTCTGGCAACAATGGTACAATTAGTTATGATTTATCACAATCCATTAATAATACTCTCACGGCACAGACCTCTCTATTTAGTCTTGATAAAATTTGTGATGGAGCAACTGAGAAGACATGGCCTACTGAG GGTGCCCTTAGCCTCGAGAAACCTGGGATATCAGAGAACATCATGCAGAACCAGGATCGGTCCTGCCCAATTTCAGTTTCAGAAGCAAAATCAGTAGATGATGTCGATTATGGTTTGTCTCTGTCATCTAGAAGTATCATTGCAGGACGTCCAC AAGCACTATTTAGATCTCCACCGATCGAATCAGTTGCTCGTTCCCTGTCAAGGGGTGACTCCTATTTGGACATAAGATCAACAAAACCCTTAAGGTCTTCTATGATCATCTCCAAGGTGGACGAAGAACATGAGCAGTTCGTCTTTGTCCACAAGCTGATATCATCTGctcaaatgaagaaaaataagagCATGAAGTTCAGTGGATGGCATTCGCTCGATAGTCCTTTAAACCCTTCATTGCTTTATGATTCTTGGCACACGGATGACGAGGAAGGGAAGCACGGGAAGAGGCAAACAAGCCGCAGGCTCCTATTCGATGCTGTGAATGCAGCACTCTTAGACATTAGTCAGTCTGCATTATTTGCTGCGTATCCATGGACCAAACCGTGCTGTGGGCCACCAAAGGATGATACGGTGGGCACTTCAGCGGCCGATGAAGTATGGGCAATCATAAGAAACTGGTTGTCGGGCGAGAAATGTGTACCGAATGAatccaccagcagcagcagcagtaggatGGTAGATGGGTTGGTGATGAAAGAGGTGGGGGGAAGGCAATGGACTGAATCTAGGTGGTCGGAGCTGTGTGAATTCAGCAAGGAGATGGGTGGGAAGGTGTTAGATGAATTGATTGAAGAAGCATTGGCAGTATTATTTGATCAGTGA
- the LOC103989930 gene encoding bifunctional TH2 protein, mitochondrial isoform X2 — protein MAVLATAATAGEGSAARRFWISSIEEAIFASYSPFVVCLASGKLDMETFRNYIAQDVHFLKAFAQAYEMAEECADDDDAKAAISELRKAALHKLKIHDSVAQEWGIDTTKEIIPNPATLKYTEFLLAIASGKIEGGKGPGRIDTPFEKTKIAAYTVGAMTPCMRLDAFLGKELQLHLQYEGNVYPYKKWIETYSSASFEASAAQMEELLDKLCVSLTGEELEIIEKLYHQAMKLEIEFFNAQPIVQPVVVPFKKLHDASNNLVIFSDFDLTCTVLDSSAILAEIAILTASKAVQSGTDNLSALRSPSDVRDSWSAFSKQYTEEFEKCIESLLPSKQAETFDYESLCKNYEQLSYFEKRANSKVIESGLLKGINLEDIRRTGERLVLQDGCKEFFQKAIKMKGKLNAGFHILSYCWCADLIRSVFGSGSPNDLSIHSNEFNYEGSVSTGEIVRAMESPLDKVKKFRSILADVGREKEHMSVYIGDSVGDMLCLLEADVGIVMGSSLSLRRVGEQHGVSFVPLYPGLIKKQREVLREDSRVWKGLSGVLYTASSWTEIHAFVLGA, from the exons ATGGCGGTGCTGGCGACGGCGGCGACCGCTGGCGAAGGTTCGGCTGCCAGGAGGTTCTGGATCAGCTCCATCGAGGAGGCCATCTTCGCATCGTATTCTCCGTTCGTGGTGTGCCTGGCGTCAGGGAAGCTCGACATGGAAACCTTCCGCAACTACATTGCGCAGGATGTGCACTTCCTCAAAGCGTTCGCTCAAGC CTACGAGATGGCGGAAGAATGTGCAGACGATGATGATGCCAAGGCTGCAATCAGTGAGTTGAGGAAGGCTGCTCTTCATAAGCTCAAAATTCACGATTCAGTAGCCCAA GAATGGGGAATTGACACGACCAAAGAGATAATTCCCAATCCTGCAACACTAAAGTACACTGAGTTCCTGCTTGCAATAGCTTCTGGTAAAATTGAAGGAGGGAAAGGTCCTGGAAGGATAGACACCCCCTTTGAGAAGACTAAAATTGCTGCCTATACAGTAGGTGCCATGACCCCTTGCATGAGGCTTGATGCATTTTTGGGCAAAGAGCTTCAACTGCATCTACAATATGAGGGAAATGTTTATCCATACAAGAAGTGGATCGAAACTTATTCCTCTGCTAGTTTTGAG gcATCTGCTGCACAAATGGAAGAGTTGCTTGACAAACTGTGTGTTTCGTTGACTGGCGAGGAGCTTGAAATCATTGAGAAGCTCTATCACCAAGCTATGAAACTTGAAATTGAATTTTTCAATGCTCAGCCAATTGTCCAGCCAGTGGTAGTTCCATTCAAGAAACTTCATGATGCCAGTAATAACCTGGTTATTTTTTCCGATTTTGACTTGACGTGCACTGTGCTCGATTCCTCTGCTATATTAGCGGAGATTGCAATTCTAACTGCATCCAAGGCTGTTCAGAGTGGGACTGATAATTTGAGTGCTCTGAGGTCACCGTCAGATGTGAGGGACTCCTGGAGTGCTTTTTCTAAGCAGTATACTGAGGAGTTTGAGAAATGCATAGAAAGCTTACTTCCATCGAAACAAG CTGAGACTTTTGATTATGAAAGTCTGTGCAAAAACTATGAGCAGCTCTCCTATTTTGAAAAGCGAGCAAATTCTAAGGTTATTGAGTCAGGATTGCTTAAGGGAATAAATTTAGAAGACATCAGAAGAACTGGGGAGCGATTGGTCCTCCAAGATGGCTGTAAAGAATTCTTTCAGAAGGCTATAAAGATGAAAGGAAAACTGAATGCAGGTTTTCATATATTATCATATTGTTGGTGTGCAGACCTCATAAGATCAGTCTTTGGCTCAG GTTCTCCAAATGATTTGAGCATACACTCGAACGAGTTCAACTATGAGGGATCTGTTTCAACAGGTGAAATTGTCAGAGCAATGGAGTCTCCTCTGGACAAGGTTAAGAAATTCAGAAGCATCTTAGCTGACGTTGGTAGGGAAAAAGAACATATGTCTGTCTATATTGGGGATTCAGTTGGTGATATGCTCTGCTTGCTGGAGGCAGATGTTGGTATTGTGATGGGATCAAGCTTAAGCTTGAGGAGAGTTGGGGAGCAACATGGTGTATCTTTTGTTCCGCTCTATCCCGGTTTAATAAAGAAACAAAGGGAAGTTCTAAGAGAAGATTCCCGTGTTTGGAAGGGGTTGTCTGGTGTTCTCTACACAGCATCTAGCTGGACAGAGATACATGCTTTTGTTTTGGGGGCATAA
- the LOC103989930 gene encoding bifunctional TH2 protein, mitochondrial isoform X3 — translation MAVLATAATAGEGSAARRFWISSIEEAIFASYSPFVVCLASGKLDMETFRNYIAQDVHFLKAFAQAYEMAEECADDDDAKAAISELRKAALHKLKIHDSVAQEWGIDTTKEIIPNPATLKYTEFLLAIASGKIEGGKGPGRIDTPFEKTKIAAYTVGAMTPCMRLDAFLGKELQLHLQYEGNVYPYKKWIETYSSASFEASAAQMEELLDKLCVSLTGEELEIIEKLYHQAMKLEIEFFNAQPIVQPVVVPFKKLHDASNNLVIFSDFDLTCTVLDSSAILAEIAILTASKAVQSGTDNLSALRSPSDVRDSWSAFSKQYTEEFEKCIESLLPSKQAETFDYESLCKNYEQLSYFEKRANSKVIESGLLKGINLEDIRRTGERLVLQDGCKEFFQKAIKMKGKLNAGFHILSYCWCADLIRSVFGSGEIVRAMESPLDKVKKFRSILADVGREKEHMSVYIGDSVGDMLCLLEADVGIVMGSSLSLRRVGEQHGVSFVPLYPGLIKKQREVLREDSRVWKGLSGVLYTASSWTEIHAFVLGA, via the exons ATGGCGGTGCTGGCGACGGCGGCGACCGCTGGCGAAGGTTCGGCTGCCAGGAGGTTCTGGATCAGCTCCATCGAGGAGGCCATCTTCGCATCGTATTCTCCGTTCGTGGTGTGCCTGGCGTCAGGGAAGCTCGACATGGAAACCTTCCGCAACTACATTGCGCAGGATGTGCACTTCCTCAAAGCGTTCGCTCAAGC CTACGAGATGGCGGAAGAATGTGCAGACGATGATGATGCCAAGGCTGCAATCAGTGAGTTGAGGAAGGCTGCTCTTCATAAGCTCAAAATTCACGATTCAGTAGCCCAA GAATGGGGAATTGACACGACCAAAGAGATAATTCCCAATCCTGCAACACTAAAGTACACTGAGTTCCTGCTTGCAATAGCTTCTGGTAAAATTGAAGGAGGGAAAGGTCCTGGAAGGATAGACACCCCCTTTGAGAAGACTAAAATTGCTGCCTATACAGTAGGTGCCATGACCCCTTGCATGAGGCTTGATGCATTTTTGGGCAAAGAGCTTCAACTGCATCTACAATATGAGGGAAATGTTTATCCATACAAGAAGTGGATCGAAACTTATTCCTCTGCTAGTTTTGAG gcATCTGCTGCACAAATGGAAGAGTTGCTTGACAAACTGTGTGTTTCGTTGACTGGCGAGGAGCTTGAAATCATTGAGAAGCTCTATCACCAAGCTATGAAACTTGAAATTGAATTTTTCAATGCTCAGCCAATTGTCCAGCCAGTGGTAGTTCCATTCAAGAAACTTCATGATGCCAGTAATAACCTGGTTATTTTTTCCGATTTTGACTTGACGTGCACTGTGCTCGATTCCTCTGCTATATTAGCGGAGATTGCAATTCTAACTGCATCCAAGGCTGTTCAGAGTGGGACTGATAATTTGAGTGCTCTGAGGTCACCGTCAGATGTGAGGGACTCCTGGAGTGCTTTTTCTAAGCAGTATACTGAGGAGTTTGAGAAATGCATAGAAAGCTTACTTCCATCGAAACAAG CTGAGACTTTTGATTATGAAAGTCTGTGCAAAAACTATGAGCAGCTCTCCTATTTTGAAAAGCGAGCAAATTCTAAGGTTATTGAGTCAGGATTGCTTAAGGGAATAAATTTAGAAGACATCAGAAGAACTGGGGAGCGATTGGTCCTCCAAGATGGCTGTAAAGAATTCTTTCAGAAGGCTATAAAGATGAAAGGAAAACTGAATGCAGGTTTTCATATATTATCATATTGTTGGTGTGCAGACCTCATAAGATCAGTCTTTGGCTCAG GTGAAATTGTCAGAGCAATGGAGTCTCCTCTGGACAAGGTTAAGAAATTCAGAAGCATCTTAGCTGACGTTGGTAGGGAAAAAGAACATATGTCTGTCTATATTGGGGATTCAGTTGGTGATATGCTCTGCTTGCTGGAGGCAGATGTTGGTATTGTGATGGGATCAAGCTTAAGCTTGAGGAGAGTTGGGGAGCAACATGGTGTATCTTTTGTTCCGCTCTATCCCGGTTTAATAAAGAAACAAAGGGAAGTTCTAAGAGAAGATTCCCGTGTTTGGAAGGGGTTGTCTGGTGTTCTCTACACAGCATCTAGCTGGACAGAGATACATGCTTTTGTTTTGGGGGCATAA
- the LOC103989930 gene encoding bifunctional TH2 protein, mitochondrial isoform X1 — MAVLATAATAGEGSAARRFWISSIEEAIFASYSPFVVCLASGKLDMETFRNYIAQDVHFLKAFAQAYEMAEECADDDDAKAAISELRKAALHKLKIHDSVAQEWGIDTTKEIIPNPATLKYTEFLLAIASGKIEGGKGPGRIDTPFEKTKIAAYTVGAMTPCMRLDAFLGKELQLHLQYEGNVYPYKKWIETYSSASFEASAAQMEELLDKLCVSLTGEELEIIEKLYHQAMKLEIEFFNAQPIVQPVVVPFKKLHDASNNLVIFSDFDLTCTVLDSSAILAEIAILTASKAVQSGTDNLSALRSPSDVRDSWSAFSKQYTEEFEKCIESLLPSKQAETFDYESLCKNYEQLSYFEKRANSKVIESGLLKGINLEDIRRTGERLVLQDGCKEFFQKAIKMKGKLNAGFHILSYCWCADLIRSVFGSVGSPNDLSIHSNEFNYEGSVSTGEIVRAMESPLDKVKKFRSILADVGREKEHMSVYIGDSVGDMLCLLEADVGIVMGSSLSLRRVGEQHGVSFVPLYPGLIKKQREVLREDSRVWKGLSGVLYTASSWTEIHAFVLGA, encoded by the exons ATGGCGGTGCTGGCGACGGCGGCGACCGCTGGCGAAGGTTCGGCTGCCAGGAGGTTCTGGATCAGCTCCATCGAGGAGGCCATCTTCGCATCGTATTCTCCGTTCGTGGTGTGCCTGGCGTCAGGGAAGCTCGACATGGAAACCTTCCGCAACTACATTGCGCAGGATGTGCACTTCCTCAAAGCGTTCGCTCAAGC CTACGAGATGGCGGAAGAATGTGCAGACGATGATGATGCCAAGGCTGCAATCAGTGAGTTGAGGAAGGCTGCTCTTCATAAGCTCAAAATTCACGATTCAGTAGCCCAA GAATGGGGAATTGACACGACCAAAGAGATAATTCCCAATCCTGCAACACTAAAGTACACTGAGTTCCTGCTTGCAATAGCTTCTGGTAAAATTGAAGGAGGGAAAGGTCCTGGAAGGATAGACACCCCCTTTGAGAAGACTAAAATTGCTGCCTATACAGTAGGTGCCATGACCCCTTGCATGAGGCTTGATGCATTTTTGGGCAAAGAGCTTCAACTGCATCTACAATATGAGGGAAATGTTTATCCATACAAGAAGTGGATCGAAACTTATTCCTCTGCTAGTTTTGAG gcATCTGCTGCACAAATGGAAGAGTTGCTTGACAAACTGTGTGTTTCGTTGACTGGCGAGGAGCTTGAAATCATTGAGAAGCTCTATCACCAAGCTATGAAACTTGAAATTGAATTTTTCAATGCTCAGCCAATTGTCCAGCCAGTGGTAGTTCCATTCAAGAAACTTCATGATGCCAGTAATAACCTGGTTATTTTTTCCGATTTTGACTTGACGTGCACTGTGCTCGATTCCTCTGCTATATTAGCGGAGATTGCAATTCTAACTGCATCCAAGGCTGTTCAGAGTGGGACTGATAATTTGAGTGCTCTGAGGTCACCGTCAGATGTGAGGGACTCCTGGAGTGCTTTTTCTAAGCAGTATACTGAGGAGTTTGAGAAATGCATAGAAAGCTTACTTCCATCGAAACAAG CTGAGACTTTTGATTATGAAAGTCTGTGCAAAAACTATGAGCAGCTCTCCTATTTTGAAAAGCGAGCAAATTCTAAGGTTATTGAGTCAGGATTGCTTAAGGGAATAAATTTAGAAGACATCAGAAGAACTGGGGAGCGATTGGTCCTCCAAGATGGCTGTAAAGAATTCTTTCAGAAGGCTATAAAGATGAAAGGAAAACTGAATGCAGGTTTTCATATATTATCATATTGTTGGTGTGCAGACCTCATAAGATCAGTCTTTGGCTCAG TAGGTTCTCCAAATGATTTGAGCATACACTCGAACGAGTTCAACTATGAGGGATCTGTTTCAACAGGTGAAATTGTCAGAGCAATGGAGTCTCCTCTGGACAAGGTTAAGAAATTCAGAAGCATCTTAGCTGACGTTGGTAGGGAAAAAGAACATATGTCTGTCTATATTGGGGATTCAGTTGGTGATATGCTCTGCTTGCTGGAGGCAGATGTTGGTATTGTGATGGGATCAAGCTTAAGCTTGAGGAGAGTTGGGGAGCAACATGGTGTATCTTTTGTTCCGCTCTATCCCGGTTTAATAAAGAAACAAAGGGAAGTTCTAAGAGAAGATTCCCGTGTTTGGAAGGGGTTGTCTGGTGTTCTCTACACAGCATCTAGCTGGACAGAGATACATGCTTTTGTTTTGGGGGCATAA
- the LOC103989930 gene encoding bifunctional TH2 protein, mitochondrial isoform X5, giving the protein MAVLATAATAGEGSAARRFWISSIEEAIFASYSPFVVCLASGKLDMETFRNYIAQDVHFLKAFAQAYEMAEECADDDDAKAAISELRKAALHKLKIHDSVAQEWGIDTTKEIIPNPATLKYTEFLLAIASGKIEGGKGPGRIDTPFEKTKIAAYTVGAMTPCMRLDAFLGKELQLHLQYEGNVYPYKKWIETYSSASFEASAAQMEELLDKLCVSLTGEELEIIEKLYHQAMKLEIEFFNAQPIVQPVVVPFKKLHDASNNLVIFSDFDLTCTVLDSSAILAEIAILTASKAVQSGTDNLSALRSPSDVRDSWSAFSKQYTEEFEKCIESLLPSKQAETFDYESLCKNYEQLSYFEKRANSKVIESGLLKGINLEDIRRTGERLVLQDGCKEFFQKAIKMKGKLNAGFHILSYCWCADLIRSVFGSVGSPNDLSIHSNEFNYEGSVSTGEIVRAMESPLDKVLKGSAKVMPLPMFH; this is encoded by the exons ATGGCGGTGCTGGCGACGGCGGCGACCGCTGGCGAAGGTTCGGCTGCCAGGAGGTTCTGGATCAGCTCCATCGAGGAGGCCATCTTCGCATCGTATTCTCCGTTCGTGGTGTGCCTGGCGTCAGGGAAGCTCGACATGGAAACCTTCCGCAACTACATTGCGCAGGATGTGCACTTCCTCAAAGCGTTCGCTCAAGC CTACGAGATGGCGGAAGAATGTGCAGACGATGATGATGCCAAGGCTGCAATCAGTGAGTTGAGGAAGGCTGCTCTTCATAAGCTCAAAATTCACGATTCAGTAGCCCAA GAATGGGGAATTGACACGACCAAAGAGATAATTCCCAATCCTGCAACACTAAAGTACACTGAGTTCCTGCTTGCAATAGCTTCTGGTAAAATTGAAGGAGGGAAAGGTCCTGGAAGGATAGACACCCCCTTTGAGAAGACTAAAATTGCTGCCTATACAGTAGGTGCCATGACCCCTTGCATGAGGCTTGATGCATTTTTGGGCAAAGAGCTTCAACTGCATCTACAATATGAGGGAAATGTTTATCCATACAAGAAGTGGATCGAAACTTATTCCTCTGCTAGTTTTGAG gcATCTGCTGCACAAATGGAAGAGTTGCTTGACAAACTGTGTGTTTCGTTGACTGGCGAGGAGCTTGAAATCATTGAGAAGCTCTATCACCAAGCTATGAAACTTGAAATTGAATTTTTCAATGCTCAGCCAATTGTCCAGCCAGTGGTAGTTCCATTCAAGAAACTTCATGATGCCAGTAATAACCTGGTTATTTTTTCCGATTTTGACTTGACGTGCACTGTGCTCGATTCCTCTGCTATATTAGCGGAGATTGCAATTCTAACTGCATCCAAGGCTGTTCAGAGTGGGACTGATAATTTGAGTGCTCTGAGGTCACCGTCAGATGTGAGGGACTCCTGGAGTGCTTTTTCTAAGCAGTATACTGAGGAGTTTGAGAAATGCATAGAAAGCTTACTTCCATCGAAACAAG CTGAGACTTTTGATTATGAAAGTCTGTGCAAAAACTATGAGCAGCTCTCCTATTTTGAAAAGCGAGCAAATTCTAAGGTTATTGAGTCAGGATTGCTTAAGGGAATAAATTTAGAAGACATCAGAAGAACTGGGGAGCGATTGGTCCTCCAAGATGGCTGTAAAGAATTCTTTCAGAAGGCTATAAAGATGAAAGGAAAACTGAATGCAGGTTTTCATATATTATCATATTGTTGGTGTGCAGACCTCATAAGATCAGTCTTTGGCTCAG TAGGTTCTCCAAATGATTTGAGCATACACTCGAACGAGTTCAACTATGAGGGATCTGTTTCAACAGGTGAAATTGTCAGAGCAATGGAGTCTCCTCTGGACAAG GTACTTAAGGGATCTGCAAAAGTCATGCCTTTACCTATGTTCCATTGA
- the LOC103989930 gene encoding bifunctional TH2 protein, mitochondrial isoform X4, with the protein MAEECADDDDAKAAISELRKAALHKLKIHDSVAQEWGIDTTKEIIPNPATLKYTEFLLAIASGKIEGGKGPGRIDTPFEKTKIAAYTVGAMTPCMRLDAFLGKELQLHLQYEGNVYPYKKWIETYSSASFEASAAQMEELLDKLCVSLTGEELEIIEKLYHQAMKLEIEFFNAQPIVQPVVVPFKKLHDASNNLVIFSDFDLTCTVLDSSAILAEIAILTASKAVQSGTDNLSALRSPSDVRDSWSAFSKQYTEEFEKCIESLLPSKQAETFDYESLCKNYEQLSYFEKRANSKVIESGLLKGINLEDIRRTGERLVLQDGCKEFFQKAIKMKGKLNAGFHILSYCWCADLIRSVFGSVGSPNDLSIHSNEFNYEGSVSTGEIVRAMESPLDKVKKFRSILADVGREKEHMSVYIGDSVGDMLCLLEADVGIVMGSSLSLRRVGEQHGVSFVPLYPGLIKKQREVLREDSRVWKGLSGVLYTASSWTEIHAFVLGA; encoded by the exons ATGGCGGAAGAATGTGCAGACGATGATGATGCCAAGGCTGCAATCAGTGAGTTGAGGAAGGCTGCTCTTCATAAGCTCAAAATTCACGATTCAGTAGCCCAA GAATGGGGAATTGACACGACCAAAGAGATAATTCCCAATCCTGCAACACTAAAGTACACTGAGTTCCTGCTTGCAATAGCTTCTGGTAAAATTGAAGGAGGGAAAGGTCCTGGAAGGATAGACACCCCCTTTGAGAAGACTAAAATTGCTGCCTATACAGTAGGTGCCATGACCCCTTGCATGAGGCTTGATGCATTTTTGGGCAAAGAGCTTCAACTGCATCTACAATATGAGGGAAATGTTTATCCATACAAGAAGTGGATCGAAACTTATTCCTCTGCTAGTTTTGAG gcATCTGCTGCACAAATGGAAGAGTTGCTTGACAAACTGTGTGTTTCGTTGACTGGCGAGGAGCTTGAAATCATTGAGAAGCTCTATCACCAAGCTATGAAACTTGAAATTGAATTTTTCAATGCTCAGCCAATTGTCCAGCCAGTGGTAGTTCCATTCAAGAAACTTCATGATGCCAGTAATAACCTGGTTATTTTTTCCGATTTTGACTTGACGTGCACTGTGCTCGATTCCTCTGCTATATTAGCGGAGATTGCAATTCTAACTGCATCCAAGGCTGTTCAGAGTGGGACTGATAATTTGAGTGCTCTGAGGTCACCGTCAGATGTGAGGGACTCCTGGAGTGCTTTTTCTAAGCAGTATACTGAGGAGTTTGAGAAATGCATAGAAAGCTTACTTCCATCGAAACAAG CTGAGACTTTTGATTATGAAAGTCTGTGCAAAAACTATGAGCAGCTCTCCTATTTTGAAAAGCGAGCAAATTCTAAGGTTATTGAGTCAGGATTGCTTAAGGGAATAAATTTAGAAGACATCAGAAGAACTGGGGAGCGATTGGTCCTCCAAGATGGCTGTAAAGAATTCTTTCAGAAGGCTATAAAGATGAAAGGAAAACTGAATGCAGGTTTTCATATATTATCATATTGTTGGTGTGCAGACCTCATAAGATCAGTCTTTGGCTCAG TAGGTTCTCCAAATGATTTGAGCATACACTCGAACGAGTTCAACTATGAGGGATCTGTTTCAACAGGTGAAATTGTCAGAGCAATGGAGTCTCCTCTGGACAAGGTTAAGAAATTCAGAAGCATCTTAGCTGACGTTGGTAGGGAAAAAGAACATATGTCTGTCTATATTGGGGATTCAGTTGGTGATATGCTCTGCTTGCTGGAGGCAGATGTTGGTATTGTGATGGGATCAAGCTTAAGCTTGAGGAGAGTTGGGGAGCAACATGGTGTATCTTTTGTTCCGCTCTATCCCGGTTTAATAAAGAAACAAAGGGAAGTTCTAAGAGAAGATTCCCGTGTTTGGAAGGGGTTGTCTGGTGTTCTCTACACAGCATCTAGCTGGACAGAGATACATGCTTTTGTTTTGGGGGCATAA